ACTTCTCGAAGCCCAGTGTACTCGGATGGCCAAAATGGTTCATCAGCTAGGGAATCAAGTCAGTCTTCCTCTACAACACTGGATTCACCACAGTCTGCGGAGTCTCAGAGCTCATCTACTGCCATGACATTGAACGATTTATCGGAGATCAGTGTGCTGACTCCTGATCCACCTAAACCAGCTCCTGTCATTGAAATACTTGATGATAGCCTCTCCTCCCGTCCATCATCTAGGAATAGTGATATCCTTATAGTAGAAGAAGTGGAGAAACCAAATAAGCCTAGTGCTAGAACTGAAGGCAAGACATCTGATgacaaaaagaagaatgaagacatAAGCAAAATTTTGTCCATGCTTCATGATTTGGAAAAGACTTTGGGCTTGGCCAAGGCAAAGGAAAGTGAgcaagagatagaagaagggccagaaaatggaaaagatacAAAACAGTCCAGAAATTTCAATAAAATGTCCtctgatgatgagagtgatagtAAAGATTCAAAGGTAATGGCTGATGAATTACAAAATTCTTCAAGCTCTtcagaaaataaaagtgatgCAATAGGAAATAAgtctacaaagaaaaaaagtacactTATAAATGGAATTAATAGTTTTGATATAGAAAAAGAATTAGCAGAAGCCAAAGCAGATAGTTATACTGatgaaaacagaaacaagaaaactAATATAAATGGCTTGACAAGTATGCTGAATGAAAACTCActtaatcataatcatccttCACAGGAACTTTGGTTAGATGCTCACTTTGTATGTTCGTTGCTTCCATATTTCCAATTAAATGATGTGTACCAAAGTATGtttgataattactatcatccaGACCGCAGGGCATATGTCTTAGGTTTATATATAGAGTTAGCAGTTGATCAAGGGGAGATGGTACCAGACAGGGTGTTTCATGGCCTGCGTGCTGCAAAAAAACGCCCTCATGGGGATACTGTTGGGTCAGGTTCAAATGCTGGTGTGAAGAGATTCAAAGTTGAAGAAGGTGGTGCAAAATGTGTTAGTGAAATAAAACAGTGGCAGTCAGTGGGTGAAACAAAGCAGTTGTTGAGTGACTCTGTCCCCTCTACAAGTGGTGCTGTGGTTCGAAAAGTAGCGGCAGATAGTACATTTAAAGATGAATATGTAAAGTTGTTTGAACCAGATGTAGAAACCCCTTATGCTGCTAGTAGactgaatgaaaataaacaggaaaatgatTATTGGACTAGTGAACAAAAAGAGGTGCAAGATGAAAGACAGAAGTGGTGTAAAGAAAAAGCAAATTTTATTGCTGAAGTGATTCCAGGGGTTGAAAAAGATTCTTTAAGAGTGCAGATACAGATGTGTCATAGTGATGCTGATGTGGAGAGATTGATAGTAAGACTAATGGAAGAGGGTCCTCCCCCTGATCCTCCTGACACCCCACAAGGgtatcctccctcccttgtctccccGGACCGACCAGAAACCAGTGCTTTCCAACCTGTGGAGCGAGCAAGTACTAGTGCTTTCCAGCCGTTTGAACAGGGAAGCTCTAATGACAGCTCCCCAGGAGCCAGTTCAAGTGAAAGCCAGACTGCTGGGGAAGGCAGTGATGAGGCAAATGGTgtggaaatagaggaaaagatcATGTCCCACGTTGCAACACTGTGTGAAATGTTCAGTGATGCTGACCCAGACTACCTTCAGGAGAGGTGAGTTGCTGATTTTGGGTACCCTACAAACAAAGTGGAGTGAAGGAGTACCTAaactctttgccttttttttttcatttacctttctccttctctctcttccNNNNNNNNNNNNNNNNNNNNNNNNNNNNNNNNNNNNNNNNNNNNNNNNNNNNNNNNNNNNNNNNNNNNNNNNNNNNNNNNNNNNNNNNNNNNNNNNNNNNACAAATGGCTCCACAAAAGGAGTCAATTGCTAGCCCTACATAGCTCACCTGTTCACCCTTTCTGTTGATTTTCTTAAAAATTAGATTTTTTAAATACTgctgttagtattgttaataacactaggataatcataattttaacatcaataataacatcagcattaatagcattagaaaaatgtATGTACTTTTTAAGGAACAGAAACAGTTGAAGGTGGAGATGGCTACCTTTTGAGAAGTAAGAAGACTTAGCAACATTATGATCAGTGAGGGTGTTTCACCAATTACTGGCTAGGGCACAGTAATAGTTACCATCTCTATAAGGTAGCTATGGCCATCTCCAGTAGTTCTCAGTAGTAGGGTTGCTCCAATCAGTGATTATATAAGAGAATGATTGTATTAcagccttaacccaatgccgccagggaaaatgaaaaaaaaaaatggggaaaatgctgtgcctattttctatatatttttgtgaaatgtctgccaatagatggctctgctagtgcttaaccacaaaggagtcaattagtagaccttgtgaccgtacctgatttgaattggcgggaaaaacgtagttttactagtgctatgaatatcgatggtgttatttttattataaacattataattactataatgttataaacattagtaacagcaaaataagataatgtaaaatatttcgtaaatcaaagaaaagggtgaacgggcgaaacgggcagtactcgtaactggctcattggtgacttgtgtagccatctatgtataaaaacaatcaaacaagtactcacagtgggcatagcacatgtctacccgtcgtacccgtcggcaaggggttaagatgaAATCACTTGGGCTTCATGACTCATATTGCttcatatgcagtatatgtaaaCTAAATGTGAAAGAGGTGTTCCATGCCACTGAGGCATTGCACTACTCAAGGTGTTTACACCTATTTTTCAGAGGAAGATTAGAAAGCAGCTACTAAAGAACCAGAAATCCaagcaatctggattcattccTAGCAAATCCACAAAAGTTATTGTAGAGTGCTGGATACCTTGCAGCCTACATCAGCCTCAGCAAAGCATTGCTTCTAAGAATTATAGGAATTACAATGAGCTTGATTGGATTTAAACTGGTTTATTGTTACTAAATGTGCtataaactatatgtatgtatatattatgcatgtacatttgaatgtatatgcatatatatatatctatgtatatatatgtgaatgaatgtttatgtatttttatatatatgtatgtttatgtttatgtataaatttatatttatccatttatatgtaaatatttatatatatatatatatatatatatatatatatatatatgtaaatgtatatacatatatagatatacatatatacatatatatacacatgtatacatgtatatatacacatataaaaatatattcatatataaatacctatatatacatatacacacataaatacatatgtacataaatatatgtatacatacatatgtatatatgtgtataacaatcctccctgacctggtctcgaacctaggtcactccgggtatgagaccagagggccagtactaaaccaaccatgccacacgacccactaaaaggagtgtgcaactaggatctaactagcttccatagacattacctatctactcatacatgagtagataggtagggaggattgttttacacctatatcaatgcggtattgcattattccatctttcatatatatacctcagtatctgacttcggtttcgaatttcaaaatcaatttccaccaagtgcccacggggagtgtgtgtaaaacctcgctatcattactcatgtatgagtaggtatggttggtttagtactggccctccggtctcataccagaagtgacctaggctcgaggccaggtcagggaggattgttatacacctatatcaatgcggtattgcactattccatctttcatatgtatatatacacatatacatacattatatatatgcatatatatatatatatatgtatgtattcataaacacgtgtgtatatatatatatatatatatatatatatatatatatatatatacacatatatatatatatacacatatatatatacacacacacacacacatatatatatatatatatatatatatatatatatatatatatatatacacacacatatatatatacacacacacacacacatatatatatatatatatatatatatatatatatatttatatatatatatatacacgtatatatatacgtatatatatactacgcacacacacacacacacacacacacacacacacacacacacacacacacacacacacacacacacacacacacacacacacacacacacacagacacagacacacacagacacacacagacacacagacacacacagacacacacagacacacacacacacacacacacacacatatataaagtactatatgtatacatacatatatgtacatatatgtataaatatatatatatgtatttatatgtgtacatttgtatataaatctatgtgtaattctatatatatgtatatgtatgtatatatatatatatatatatatatatatatatatatatatatatatataagtatttataatataaacacacacacacacacacacacacacacacacacacacacacacacacacacacacacacacacacacacacacacacacacacacacacacatttggctCAACTGACTGAGAAAGACCCtgtatacaactcaaatgaaggAGGCCCATGGAGCAGATTGTCCAAATCTGTTGTGAGTAGGTAGAAATTGGCTGTAGACCTGCTTTGCAGCTGACCAACAAGGACCGTTATGGCAGTATACCCCCCTGTTTAAGCCCCAGTGATGGATTGATTGAAATCTAATATGAGAGGACGTAATGAATACTGAAAATTCTAAAGCACAATGTAAAGCAAGCATATCACTAAGGTAAATTAATGATTGCCTTTTTAAGAATAAGAGTAAGCTTtgttaaatttaaaatatataaatctaatattaGAATGTATTTTGAGCATAGAGAATTCTAAattaattacaaaacaaaaaattataggGCTTAGATGAATGTGGTGTATGATATAAGAAAATAGGTATTTTTTAAACATAGATTGGAGTGTTATTATGCATCCTGATTTTTGTTTAAACAAAATTACATAAGAGAAAGTAACCATTTTTCTTCTAGGTTCATGGAGATcttcagcagcaacaacagcggGAGCAGCAGCAactacagcagcagcagcaactacagcagcagcagcaactacagcagcagcagcaactacagcagcagcagcaacaactacagcagcaacaacaacaacaactacagcagcagcagcagcagcaatacgaACAAGAAAGAATACAGATCCAGCCTGAAAATCCAGGCAACCAAAATCAGCAGGTCCAGCAAGTGCAACATGAGAATCCTCTTTTCTTAGGCGCAGATGAATTAATGAACATCTTTGGTAAACTATGATACTTAATAAATGATAGCTCATGtgatcaattatttatttattaatatatgacaACCTTCAATGCATCTGACTTCAAATTGTTTTAtgtggttattattttcattattcatattttagatTGCAAGGTTATTTTGGGGAAAAATATAGTATTGTATCAGTTGGATATGTTTGGACATTTTAACGTGCATCATCTTATTCATTTCCCTAAAACAAATTGCTGTGTTATTGCTACTTGACATACAAGGGTCAGTCAAGAAGTTTCTAGATTCTCAAAaccttactgttattttttactgAAGATGTTGGTAAGCTTCAGCAAAGGCCTTCTAATGCCTAGCTACTGCACCTTCAAGATTCTGAAATCTCCTTACATGAAGCTCTGCCTTAGTCATAGGGAACACAGAGAAGTCAAAAGGGCCCAGGTTTGAACAGTAGGGAGGATGGGTCATGCACCTCAGTTTTTGCTGCATCAGGTGTGTGTTATATAGAAATGATTGTCATGCCTGTCAAAAACTGTGTATATCACCACATGTAGATGCTGACAGTACAGGAAGAATCTTATTTCACAATGATTACAACTGCAAACTTGTCACATCCATTTTTCTGACCCATCCTCATGTTCCTATATCTGATATTTACAAGATGTagctggggattttttttctctcttttttattgcaATGGCCTTTTTCACCTTAGGGCATGATTATAGATGAAGGCCTGTATTTTGCTGCCAATTGCTATTATTTTCCTCCATAATTTGTCCTGTTCCACTGACAGTCCTTAACTGTTTAAGCCCAGTAAAGGTGCCAGCACTCAGTATATTATGCCCATTTATATTATAACCTACTTAATCATAGCCAAAGCAACATTAGTTTGACCTGACTTACCACTGCAATGTTAATGCAAATTTCGATGAAATCCCAGTGCAGACTAGCTTGAACAAACTTTACCAAAGGAAAGCAAACCATATCAAACCAAATGAAATCCATCATATCTGGAACAAAACCTCAGGAGCACAGTACAAATAGTCAATTGACACTGAAGTACAGGCCCAGTCTCAATACCTACAAAAAGATGCCAACAAGTATTCATCATAAAGTCTCATTTATcctaacaaatacaaaaaaggatattttttttagggATGTGATTTCTATGCAAaagttaaatatattttttacggtGTGGTCTTTAGTCTGTGTGTATTTTATCTGACCCTTAGACCTTGACATAATGTGTAAAAATTGaggctgacaaaaaaaaaaaaaaaattcctttcatACAAGAAAAGTTATTCACTGGCAATGATGGTTGTTAGCATATATTTCCTCAAAATATATTACCATTTAATTTGCAACTAATTTTATTATACCAACTGAaagctgttaatatatatatatatatatatatatatatatatatatatatatatatatatatatatatatgtatatatatatatgtgtgtgtgtgtatatatatatatatatatatatatatatatatatatatatatatatatatatatatatatatatatatatttgtgatgttAGAATATATTTTAAGGAATGTATTGCATTTTAGGTACTGTATTGTAATGATTTAAGGGTTTTAATACTGAATTTATTAATTATCTTGTTTCATAAACATTTCAGTGATTTCATGTGCTTATGATACATTCCCTTGTTGTATAAGATTATTTTTTGTGACAAATAGTTTAGTTACCAAAGATTTTggtttgaaaataaatatatactatatactataaagagataaggaataaggattcATCCATTGTATTTAAAGTAAGATACAAATTTTAAGTGATATTCTTTTCAATCCAGGATCTTATAAAGCCATTGGATGATATGTAgcagtttattttcattttttactagaatattattatattccttattttctGTGATACTCATTACTGTAACACAGTTTTtctttgtaaatgtgtatagaactgcaaatataaacataaaaatgttaATTGTTTAGTGACATTGctcttgaaataaaataaaatatttaatgttaGAAAAAGTAAATGTGAAATaagatttgtttgtctttttagaATCTTATTTTTCCTTGTCACATTTACTTTAGTTCTATGTTAAATTTATTTGTCTTGATTCTTGTTTGATTCTCATTAAATCTGCATATGTCATGCAGTAATTTCAGCTAGTAATACATGAAAAATGTCATAAAAACACATACTCCGTGAAAGGCTTTAAGATGTTAAGAAACACCAATTTCTTCATATTGTGGGAAATGATCTTTTTAAAAAACTATTAGAGATATCATAGATGTAAGTGAATTGTAATCCATGGTATCAAAGGTCCACTGTAATGGATGCATTCCTTAGCAGATTATTCTctcaagttttctttctttccttctttctttttttcattccataGCAAGCAACAATATTTGTTCAATTGCAGATAGGATATTCTAAACTGAGATTTTAatttgtgtgggtgcgtgtgtgcgtgcatgtgtgcatgcatgcgtgcgtgtgtgcgttcgtgcgtgcgtgcgtgcgtgcgtgcgtgcgtgcgtgcgtgcgtgcgtgcgtgcgtgcgtgcgtgcgtgcgtgcgtgcgtgcgtgcgtgcgtgtgtgtgtgtgtgtgtgtgtgtgcgtacgtgcgtgcgtgttctctctctctctctctctctctctctctctctctctctctctctctctctctctctctctctctctctctctctctctctctctctctctctctctctctctctctcatatcttttaTCTTTGTAATTGTAGTTATAAGATTGTAGTTCATGACAGAAATCATTGTAATTAGCTTGAtgtcaaaaataataattcagtacaaatattgtatatacagtgtatatatatatatatatatatatatatatatatatatatatatatatatatatatatatatatatatacatacatacatatatgtaagtgtgattGTTGTACATGAGTAGGTGTCTAGCTTTTTTtatgatatgtgaataatgttctttattattatatggcATACATCTTTCATTCTTTGAGCAGAAATAAAATTGTACATTACAactgctttttttgttgttgaaacCTTCAATCCCATGCATGTTATTGTCATCGAAGACTGAGGACTAATGTTGGGGATATCTCCTACAATGGGCCTCTGCTTATGATTCaaccaattttgcatggtcttttcttcttccccccttgcttgttgctgttgtgggggtcttaggagatggagactgggaTCCAATGGTGGGGATCACCCCTACTTCGGGGCTCAGCTCTtgactcgactaattttgcatggtcttttctttttcccctttctgtttccttctctcctccaatcccttctactatccactttcaAAGATGTGAGAGCTGTGttgaaaagatgaaaggctgactttgtgtctgTCATGAATGGCctaggggagccatgggcacagtattcccatTTTAGTTGTCTAGCCTTTACCCCTCTTGGGGACCCTGAGAGGTGAACTGTttctttccccaacatactccaggcttaccatggccagtaaggAAGATTTAGTACTCTTATTAAAGGCAATATGGCTTGTCCCTTTATCTACTAGCCCCACTGATTTTAACCCAAATCCGAtgggctacacttgtacaaagtcaccaataagccaattacgagtactggctgtcttgcctgtttacccttttccttgattttacgttatattgctattactaatgtcaataacattatagtaattataatgtatataataaaaataacaccatcgattttcatatcatcagtaaaaaaaaaaaagttttccttgccaattcaaggaaagatgaaatcaggtaaagtcacaaggttgactaattaactcctttgtggctaagcactagcagagccatctatgggcattgacatttcacaaaaaaaaaaaaaaaaaaaatgagtacagcattttcctggcGGCATTGAGTTAACCACAATTCtgaacaatgctactactactctctcctcaatgcctacttTCACCTCAGTCTATTCCAGATCATCCATCCATTTCATTACTCAACCTCCAGAAAACATTCCTCCCTTCCTAAtatcctctatctatccatctcctccacctctacaGCTTcactcctcccttattactactcagcagccttattgtccacctctctgcAGCAATacctctcaacactactccctctttcacatgtttccttccttctactacccccatgtTTACAACCCTTTTAAATACTCTGTTTAGTTCAACTAAATGGGATCAGTTTTTCCTGATCCCctctacagccccttactctaGCAACACTCTCCTCCTCCAGCAATGTCTCCCAAAACAAGTAAGCAAAATTTCCATACGCAGCCACCCTGATCGTTcctgccttgtcacagttacaccTGAATCCCAAGCAAAAGCATTATCAGCCCTGACTGACTTCACTGGCGaacccattcctgcccagccttatccctccctcaatacttgtaccggaactgtttccatcCCTGACAAACCGCCCTATCAATGACCAGGATTGGTCAGATTGGACTATGATGCAGTACCAGTACAATGCTACACTATTCTCCCTAAAGGCCACTGTAAGTGCTCTgctaatattgccaagattactctCTGTAGACATGACCCCCGTGATGTTTTCCATTGTCGATGAgtccctgtctgaccatatcaacctcaccctcgtcaatgtcagaattgttggtGTTTAGGCCATCCTGCAAAACACTACTGTTCCACTGCCCGATACCCTCCATGTGCCCAACCTGATCATGATAGATCAAACTGtctgcacagtcacacacatgtgTCGATTGTGGTAGCTCCCATATTGTATTTTATAGCCCCTACAAGTTTGGCAATTCTCAGGTTCAGATTTTGCCTCACTTTCCatgaggccagacaggaagcatgtcgatggtttttctctcatttcctattCCAGTACTGCCTTTcgctccattcctcccccttactcccaaGATGTTTCTTCATACCCCCTGTATATATTCTTCCTCCATCTCAAGTTTTTGTTTCTACACTCTTTTTCACCAACCAAATTATTTTGTCactctaaatccagacaccccagtcTCTACAGcagccccaacacctccccctctccctccttgctctgCCTGTAGCAGACAATTTAACtacatgccgccggggaaaatgctgtggccattttttttttttttttttaatgtcccaTCCCACCTTCTACACACCCTCTCCTTCATCTACCACTTCCTCTACACCACAGAtgcctgtctcttctccctctcataaataaaactttatttctcagacctccccaaccaactccacttcagaacaaagaaaaaaaaaaaaagaagaatcatgacccaagataacatgcctacacttcatccaccctcccatctctctgcTTCCATTCCCTCTACACTGAAAGTAACTGCAGATATCCATcgccctactactactattcctccgacaccctttcctcccactccctcccaacacatttcatttcctcctactccatctgtatcaccccctaccttccccattatcccttccgCTTCTCCCTGGATGTGACTTGTCACAACAACCCCATTCCCTGCATTCTCTCTTTCCTGATATTTCTCCTGAAACTGTGATCTAATCGCCATTaaaccccctttcttcttttgctaatccctacctcATCTTACGGACATCCTTGTGCAGGTATGTTTGTACAACTAAAATGCTTCGTGATAAATAGCATGTCACTAGAAATACGTGAGCATTGATAACTAGagtatcgacaataataatgattacaaaagtaGTCATACAGATACTGCAATTTCTGATAAACGTTTTGAGTATAGATGATGAGTTTACAAATAGTTATAAAGTCATCGGCGGGATTGACGGTAAGAGTCGGAATAGCTTGCTCTCGAGGCAGTTCGTCAGTGTCATCTCGTTCGGGGCGCAAGGACACGTTGGCGCCGGCGATAAACAGTAGAGTACAGTGTACTGTGGGAGGTCTAAGGCTCGCACACACCACTTTGAAGAACAGACTGGAGTAAGCACGTTGAAATTTCCGAGCGTTGAGAGAGGGACGAGGCTGACGGCGCTGCCGCTGTCAACGAAGAAGTATGCAGGTCGTCCTTCAAGGACTGCAGGGAAGAGAGGTGCGTCCCCCGCGATGATGTCGTCTACTGTTCTGACGGTTGCAGTGAGCATGGTTCCTGTAGTAGGGGTGTAGCTTCTAAACAAAATCGAGTTATTTAGTGTAGAATTATTCTGAGATCGCATTGCATCCTTGGTTTTCTTAACAAGATGAGGGAATCCTCTGCAAGCATACCACAAATGACCTTCTACTTTATAGTAAGGACAGAAAGGGACGCTATTAGATTCCTTAGAATAGTGTCCTGAACGAAGACAACACCAGCAGATATAATTTTGAGGCACCCAAGTGAAGTCCTTTGTCGCCCTGCGGGGCTGGCTGCTtgactttatggtttgcgaagttctagcttcgcccgggccttctaaatatggcccggcggGGCTGGCTATACTACTGCTAGGTGGCCGGATATCGTGCGTTCGCAGCGGGGAGTTGACGCTGACGGGAATACTGTACTCCTGTGGCCATGACCGGAGCTTTGTGCACCAGCAGGCATGCAATTAGGGGATTGCGTATAGGCTTTCAGAAGAGAGTTTGGCACGTCCCTTGCCATTTCAGTGAGTTGCATTTTATCAAGGACAGTATTCTGTTGGCCGTTAGGTAAAGCGGAAAAGAAGGTGCAGAGGGTGAAATAGGTTTAGAaggcattattgttttattgcgtTTGCAATAggcttaaaaaaagagaaatttggGGAGCCACGAAGAGCGCACGTCATTCGGTCGAATGCTGCCGAACATTTGCACCTAGGAGAAGGAGATCAATGGGTG
This genomic interval from Penaeus chinensis breed Huanghai No. 1 chromosome 11, ASM1920278v2, whole genome shotgun sequence contains the following:
- the LOC125030537 gene encoding uncharacterized protein LOC125030537; protein product: MEPLEKAFVVVEEVVGKICRSLGPEAQNHINRDRLFTKAERQIKNGLSVEVASKTIVSALIPDIQATLKERVKDHQHHDVQENDFPEVKEENIEPSVFPPELRASTSRSPVYSDGQNGSSARESSQSSSTTLDSPQSAESQSSSTAMTLNDLSEISVLTPDPPKPAPVIEILDDSLSSRPSSRNSDILIVEEVEKPNKPSARTEGKTSDDKKKNEDISKILSMLHDLEKTLGLAKAKESEQEIEEGPENGKDTKQSRNFNKMSSDDESDSKDSKVMADELQNSSSSSENKSDAIGNKSTKKKSTLINGINSFDIEKELAEAKADSYTDENRNKKTNINGLTSMLNENSLNHNHPSQELWLDAHFVCSLLPYFQLNDVYQSMFDNYYHPDRRAYVLGLYIELAVDQGEMVPDRVFHGLRAAKKRPHGDTVGSGSNAGVKRFKVEEGGAKCVSEIKQWQSVGETKQLLSDSVPSTSGAVVRKVAADSTFKDEYVKLFEPDVETPYAASRLNENKQENDYWTSEQKEVQDERQKWCKEKANFIAEVIPGVEKDSLRVQIQMCHSDADVERLIVRLMEEGPPPDPPDTPQGYPPSLVSPDRPETSAFQPVERASTSAFQPFEQGSSNDSSPGASSSESQTAGEGSDEANGVEIEEKIMSHVATLCEMFSDADPDYLQER